In Kutzneria kofuensis, the DNA window GTGAACGTGCTGTACGGACTGGTCTTGGCCGCCGCCCGGGACAGATAGCGCGCCACACCCACGATGGTGCGTCGCCGCAGCCTGCGTCCGTCGTCGGCGAGCCACTTGTGGATCTCCGCGAACAACGCCGGGCTGGCCCGGCGCAACGCGTTCTGGAACAGCGGGTGAGCGCAGGCGCGGCGCAGCGGCTCCTGCTTGCGCTCGACGTCGTCGGCAAGCGCTTGCGGCAGCCTCGCGCGGCACCGGTCCCGATCCCCCAGCAGGGCCAGCCAGCGCTCGAGGTCCAGGACGAGGTCGGCCGGCAGCGCCTGCGTCACCTCCTCGTTCCACTCCCCCTTGCGCGGCGCCCGAACCTGGTGGATCGCCCGGCGTAACGCCACGACCCGCGGCTTGACGGGGGACTCCGACAGGGTCCCGATGACGTCGAACAGCGCCTGCTCGAGCACTTCCGCCGCGACGGCCAGGCCCCGGTCGAGGTCGATGATCTTCTCGACCAGCTCCCACGACTCCTCCAGGCGCAGTTCCTGGAGCACCGACGCCGGCAGTCCCGTGACCCGGGCGACGAGCGGAGTCTCCAGCCGGTATCGGCTCAGTGCCTGGACCCTTCCGTTCAGCGGACCCGCGGCCAGCACCACGGCTGTGTTCCTCCATCTCTGTGTGACCCCGGTTCCCGGGGAAAGCCGCGGGTGTCGACGACGCGCCACCGCCGTCGACACCCGCGGATCTAGTGAGCAGTCCTAGCGACGACTAGTCGTCACCAGCCGCCGTGACCGCCGTGGCCACCGTGGCCACCGTCCCAGCCGCCGTCCCAGCAGCTGCAGCTACCGCAGCTGCAGCTACCGCCACCGCAGCTGCAGCTACCCGAACAGTGCGACGAGCTGGACGCCTCGTTCTCGGCCATACCGTGACCGGCCGTCAGCGACTCGACGGTCAGACCACGGTCGGTCAGGGTGAACACGTCCATCGACAGGTCGCCGAGGGCGTACTGAACCTTTTCCATTGAGAACCACTCCTCTCTTTCCAGAATTCAACGGTCACCACAACGTTCATCCCGAATACCCGTGGGACGGATACACGTGAACGAACAATCAGCGTCCGCCCAGAACAGGTCGGCCAATAATCAAAGGCGCCCTACCGGGTACGCCCGCTCGCCCGACAACGTCGCAGATCGGCTGTCGATCGGACCATCCATCCCATGCACACGAACGGCGACGACGCCGATGGGGAATGCGAAGCGGTCAAAACAAGGGCGTGTCACACCTTTCGTTTGACCACTGGGCGAACGGGATCGACTGTAACGAAGAAGATCACGGCCAGAGAGAGGCCAACTGGCTGGCCCCCGGGCCGTGGGCCGCCGACGCCCGACCGGGCCTGCCCGCCATCACTCGGCGCCGGCTCGGCCGAGACGCCGACGCCCGTGCGCCGCCGGCATCGATTGCGCGGGCCCCACGGGACGCAGCCGGGACAACGGGCTCGATGCCGCGGCGCGCGGCCACCCCGCCGCAGATCCGTGACGGCACGACAGCGCCGGGCTTCGCAGGGCCAAGCGCCTGGCCTCTTGTTGACCGGGGAAGCACCGAAGACAATCCTTGGGCATCTCTCGCCGAATTGACAGCAGAGGACCGAAGTGCCGTGAAATCGACCGACGCCACCGAGCCGCCCTTGGACTCGGAATGGCGGGACGACGCCGCGGTTCCAATCCCGGCGACACACCTCGCGAATTGGAGCGAAGTCGCCGAGGTGATCGAAACCATCGCTCTCAGGTCGGCACTGCCCGTTCTGGTTGCGCTGGGCCACGGCTCGATGCGTTACAGCGAGCTGTCCCGCTCGCTGCACATGGACAACAAACAGCTGAGCCGGGTTCTCCGGCGCCTGCGGGAAGCGCACATCGTGGCCAGGCAGGTGAACGGGGCACAGCGGCCGGTTCAGGTGCGATACCACCTGACCCCGTCCGGCCAGAACCTCGTGGCGATCCTCGCCGAGCTCGAGTCCTGGCGCCTGCCCGAGGATGACCGGCACACCCGCCGCGCCGCACGCCAGGCACGCCCCGACGACGGCGAGGGCTCGCCCTCGACCCTCATCGGGGGACACCACGCGGGGGCCAGCCGCATGGCCCCTTCCGCCGCCGAAAACCCGTCAGCAAACTGATCATCGCAAATACGCCGACAGTGATTGTCGACAAGGGAGTCACAAGGTTGTTCGACCAGGCCCGGGTCTCACGCGACGACAACACCCGGCATCGCGCGAGAACGAAAATCGGAGCGCCAGGCAACGGGCGAAAGGAAATGAACCGCATCCGCGCGGCGGCGGGCGCTTTTCTCCGCCAACTCACGGGGACGAACTCGGACCGTGACCGTCTCGCGATTCTCACACGCGGCGTCGTCACGGAAATCGTGGAAATCCCCAGAAAGGCCTCGCACGCGGTCGCCCTGTCCGGTGTCGACGCCCATCTCGTCTCGATCAGCACACGCCGGCCGGCGGTTCGCCCGGCCGGCGGGAGCGCCGTGGCCCGCGACGACGGCCGCCCGGCGGACACCACCGCCTCCGGCGAATCCCCAACCCGGTGATTGCCGGGCGGCCACGGACCTCCGCACCGGTCTCCGACGAGGAACAGCCCGCGGCGACGTTCGCAACCCGATATACATTCCGCCCGGCCAGTTTACCGACCCGCTCTCACCGACAAAAGGGGCCAGATTCGGGCGGACGCCACAAGAAATCCATTGTCGCGACAACTAAACAAACCTGGCCGCGTCATCGGCCAAATTTGGACAGAAAACCACTCCACAGCCCTCTTGCGATCATCGGCGCGACGCGACAGTGTGAATCACGATCACCATGAATGACATCCGAATCGGGCGTGGTCGACCACGTATCACCTCGATTCGGGTCGATTCGCCCCGCACGATTACGGCAGTGGAGGTGATTGGATCGCACGACGCGACTCACCACGCATTCCGCACCGTTTCACAGCAAGGGACAGGACCGACAACCGCCGATCGCAGGGCGACCGTCGAAGCCGCCCACAGAGGAGCCCCACCATGAACTCAACGCATCCGACTCGCCGCCGCAGGCTTTCCGCCGTCACGTGGTCAGTGCTCGTAGCGGCACTCACCATGGGGAGCCTGGCCCTGGTGCCCGGCCAGGCATCGGCCGCGCAGGAGCCGCCCGCCGCGCCGGCGGCGGCCCGCTCCACCACCGTCGCCCTGAACAGCAACGTGGACTGCACACTGGTGCGGACCGAGGCGCGGCTGGACAGCGGCACGTGGACCAACGAGCCGCCACTGGTCATCAACCAGCGGGGCCGCGGCGAATGGGGGTCGGAGTCGAACCAGTTCCTCAGGGGAACCGAAGGAGCCGCCAGCTACTTCACCGTGGGCTGCACGGATCCGAGCCTCAACTTCAAGACGGTCAAGGTTCACTGGAAGAACCCGTACTTCGGCAAGAACGACTATGACGCGGCCGGCACCGACCCCGCGTTCCAGGTGTCGTGGCTCGCGTCGGGCAGCAACGCCGATCGCGTGACGTTCACCCTCGACTACGCCCGCGCCGGCGGCGACGCCCGCACCAGCTAGTTCCGGTCACACCCGGGTCGATCCCCTCGGTCGTCGAGCCGAGGTCGACCTCGCACTGCTCCCGCTGTGGCCTCGGGGACTCTCATCAGGATCGAGTCCCCGAGGCCACAGCCGCGTCTCACCGGGGTTCACTCGCGGACCGGTCGGCGTCGACCCGGAGGTGGTGCGCCGACGTCTCGCGGTTCGTCCGCGACCAGCGGGCGGTCAACCCGAACAACAGCACCGTGTCGAGTGCGATCATCAGCACGGCCCAGACCGGATACGCGCCGATCCAGAAGACCTGCGAGACGGCGTGCAGGGCCACGAGCACGATCGCGGCCATCCGCGCCCACGCCGCCAGTGTGAGCAGGCCGACTCCGACGACGACCAGGACCGCGCCGAACACCAGCAGCACCAGTCCCCAGGTGGTCATGTCGACCAGGTAGAACCGGTCCTGGACGGCAACCACCTGGGCGCGCCGGCCCAGCACCACGAGTCCTTCGACGACATTGACCGCACCGGTCACGATGAGCAGCACGCTCGCGAACACCGCCCACCCCGACCCGATCTCTCTGGTGG includes these proteins:
- a CDS encoding winged helix-turn-helix transcriptional regulator, coding for MKSTDATEPPLDSEWRDDAAVPIPATHLANWSEVAEVIETIALRSALPVLVALGHGSMRYSELSRSLHMDNKQLSRVLRRLREAHIVARQVNGAQRPVQVRYHLTPSGQNLVAILAELESWRLPEDDRHTRRAARQARPDDGEGSPSTLIGGHHAGASRMAPSAAENPSAN
- a CDS encoding DUF7144 family membrane protein → MTTREIGSGWAVFASVLLIVTGAVNVVEGLVVLGRRAQVVAVQDRFYLVDMTTWGLVLLVFGAVLVVVGVGLLTLAAWARMAAIVLVALHAVSQVFWIGAYPVWAVLMIALDTVLLFGLTARWSRTNRETSAHHLRVDADRSASEPR
- a CDS encoding thiomuracin/GE37468 family thiazolyl RiPP peptide encodes the protein MEKVQYALGDLSMDVFTLTDRGLTVESLTAGHGMAENEASSSSHCSGSCSCGGGSCSCGSCSCWDGGWDGGHGGHGGHGGW